A genomic segment from Barrientosiimonas humi encodes:
- a CDS encoding histidine phosphatase family protein, with protein MSDLQCPLRVFLARHGEAAYETDRFLDHGGTLTPAGRAQARALGEQLRHERIAHVYSSTLARAVQTAELAAAALGTEATAREGLAELGLGDLVGQPASLEVVGPVMEAWSAGDLTRRVPQGEAGTAVVARVRGVLDELTDVHRGEAVLVVSHGAAMIATLAGLVGRRAETTEIGNCAYAVLEGDSDGWRLVADLTAAGTDP; from the coding sequence GTGAGCGATCTGCAGTGCCCCCTGCGGGTGTTCCTCGCGCGGCACGGCGAGGCGGCGTACGAGACCGACCGCTTCCTCGACCACGGCGGCACGCTGACCCCCGCAGGCCGGGCGCAGGCCCGCGCGCTGGGCGAGCAGCTGCGGCACGAGCGCATCGCGCACGTCTACTCCAGCACCCTCGCCCGCGCGGTGCAGACCGCCGAGCTGGCGGCCGCGGCGCTCGGCACCGAGGCGACGGCGCGCGAGGGCCTGGCCGAGCTCGGGCTCGGCGACCTCGTCGGACAGCCCGCGAGCCTGGAGGTCGTGGGTCCGGTGATGGAGGCGTGGAGCGCCGGTGACCTGACGCGGCGCGTGCCGCAGGGCGAGGCGGGCACGGCCGTGGTAGCCCGGGTGCGCGGCGTGCTCGACGAGCTCACCGACGTGCACCGCGGAGAGGCGGTCCTGGTCGTCAGCCACGGCGCCGCCATGATCGCGACGCTCGCCGGCCTCGTCGGACGGCGAGCCGAGACGACCGAGATCGGCAACTGCGCGTACGCCGTCCTCGAGGGCGACTCCGACGGCTGGCGCCTCGTCGCCGACCTCACGGCAGCCGGAACCGATCCGTGA
- the rdgB gene encoding RdgB/HAM1 family non-canonical purine NTP pyrophosphatase, which translates to MADRLVLATRNAGKVRELRGLLSGAPELAGVEVVGVGDLEGVPEVAETGVTFEENARLKSQAVARATNLPVVADDSGLVVDVLGAAPGVWSAMWSGRTGDDQANIDLLQAQLGDVDEERLTAFFTSTVVLTLPDGTERVATGRVDGRLTRQQRGSNGFGYDPIFQLPDGRTLAELTDAEKNAISHRGNAFRALLPALVELLG; encoded by the coding sequence ATGGCCGACCGCCTCGTGCTCGCCACGCGCAACGCCGGGAAGGTGCGCGAGCTGCGCGGCCTGCTCTCGGGAGCGCCCGAGCTGGCGGGCGTCGAGGTGGTCGGCGTGGGCGACCTCGAGGGGGTGCCCGAGGTCGCCGAGACCGGCGTGACCTTCGAGGAGAACGCCCGGTTGAAGTCCCAGGCGGTCGCACGGGCCACGAATCTGCCTGTGGTTGCTGACGACTCGGGGCTCGTCGTGGACGTGCTGGGCGCCGCACCCGGTGTGTGGAGCGCGATGTGGTCGGGGCGCACCGGTGACGACCAGGCCAACATCGACCTGCTGCAGGCGCAGCTCGGCGACGTCGACGAGGAGCGGCTGACGGCCTTCTTCACCAGCACGGTCGTGCTGACCCTGCCCGACGGGACCGAGCGGGTCGCGACCGGACGGGTCGACGGCCGGCTCACCCGGCAGCAGCGGGGGAGCAACGGGTTCGGCTACGACCCGATCTTCCAGCTGCCCGACGGGCGCACCCTCGCCGAGCTGACCGACGCGGAGAAGAACGCGATCTCCCACCGCGGCAACGCTTTTCGCGCGTTGCTCCCCGCGCTCGTCGAGCTGCTGGGCTGA
- a CDS encoding DUF6766 family protein, with translation MGSFARRLRDNSLTLVFLGLFLAALVGQAFVGHAAYNAEQQMQGSETETFGAYVTGPTFLVDVAENWQSEYLQFFLLIILTVWLVQRGSPESKQPSDAGRGSDSEQQVGDHARPDSPHWARVGGLRGQLYSRSLGLVMLMLFVGSWLAQSVTGRLAYNEERESAGLGDLTWGQYVTGPDFWERSLQNWQSEFLAVASMAFLAVFLRERGSPESKPVGAPNAQTGA, from the coding sequence ATGGGCTCATTCGCACGACGCCTCCGGGACAACAGCCTGACGCTCGTCTTCCTCGGGCTGTTCCTGGCCGCGCTGGTCGGGCAGGCGTTCGTGGGTCACGCGGCCTACAACGCCGAGCAGCAGATGCAGGGCAGCGAGACCGAGACGTTCGGCGCCTACGTGACCGGGCCGACCTTCCTGGTCGACGTGGCCGAGAACTGGCAGAGCGAGTACCTGCAGTTCTTCCTGCTCATCATCCTCACCGTCTGGCTGGTGCAGCGCGGCTCCCCCGAGTCCAAGCAGCCGAGCGACGCCGGCCGCGGCAGCGACAGCGAGCAGCAGGTCGGCGACCACGCCCGCCCCGACTCACCGCACTGGGCCCGCGTGGGCGGCCTGCGCGGCCAGCTCTACTCCCGCTCGCTGGGCCTGGTGATGCTGATGCTGTTCGTCGGGTCGTGGCTGGCGCAGTCGGTGACCGGCCGGCTCGCCTACAACGAGGAGCGGGAGTCGGCCGGGCTGGGCGACCTGACGTGGGGGCAGTACGTCACCGGTCCCGACTTCTGGGAGCGCAGCCTGCAGAACTGGCAGTCGGAGTTCCTCGCCGTCGCCTCAATGGCGTTCCTCGCGGTGTTCCTGCGCGAGCGCGGGTCACCCGAGAGCAAGCCGGTGGGCGCTCCGAACGCCCAGACCGGCGCCTGA
- a CDS encoding MBL fold metallo-hydrolase, whose protein sequence is MKVTVVGCAGSFAGPESPASCYLVQAEHEGRTWSVALDLGNGSLGALQRYVALDQLDAVVLSHLHPDHCADLTGFYVVRTYHPEGAMPPIPVHAPAGAAERLARMYAVDRPEDLGDRFDFRDLSDGSAFTVGPFTIKPFLVEHPVEAYGLRVEADGTVVAYTGDTDETPNLCPLMHGAALVLADAAFVDGRDDDKPGVHLSGSRAARAAVQAGGVQQLVLTHIPAWNDPEVCRKQAAEVWPGEVGLARAGQTYDLG, encoded by the coding sequence ATGAAGGTCACCGTCGTCGGCTGCGCCGGATCGTTCGCCGGACCGGAGTCACCCGCGTCCTGCTACCTCGTGCAGGCCGAGCACGAGGGGCGCACCTGGAGCGTCGCGCTCGACCTGGGCAACGGCTCGCTCGGGGCGCTGCAGCGCTACGTCGCGCTCGACCAGCTCGACGCGGTCGTGCTCAGCCACCTGCACCCCGACCACTGTGCCGACCTCACCGGCTTCTACGTCGTGCGCACCTATCACCCCGAGGGCGCGATGCCGCCGATCCCGGTGCACGCCCCCGCGGGCGCGGCCGAGCGCCTCGCCCGGATGTACGCCGTCGACCGGCCGGAGGACCTCGGCGACCGCTTCGACTTCCGCGACCTGAGCGACGGATCCGCTTTCACCGTAGGCCCGTTCACGATCAAGCCGTTCCTCGTCGAGCACCCGGTCGAGGCGTACGGTCTGCGTGTCGAGGCCGACGGGACGGTCGTCGCCTACACCGGTGACACCGACGAGACGCCCAACCTGTGCCCGCTGATGCACGGCGCGGCGCTGGTGCTCGCCGACGCGGCGTTCGTCGACGGTCGCGACGACGACAAGCCCGGCGTGCACCTGTCGGGCAGCCGCGCCGCGCGCGCCGCCGTGCAGGCCGGGGGAGTGCAGCAGCTCGTGCTCACCCACATCCCGGCCTGGAACGACCCGGAGGTGTGCCGCAAGCAGGCCGCCGAGGTGTGGCCGGGCGAGGTCGGGCTCGCCCGGGCCGGGCAGACGTACGACCTGGGCTGA
- a CDS encoding helix-turn-helix transcriptional regulator yields the protein MSENALGTYLRARRERVEPQQVGLRPVGLRRTPGLRREEVATLSGISVEYLVRLERGRDRHPSPAVVESLSRALLLDDDARAHLAALADLRADLADESDVVPAELLELMDTWPHPAIVMNRFLDLLAVNDAGRGLHDALGLHPGDNMARAFFLGEHATDVYLDHDEIAEEVVGNLRALGGTDVRHPRLVALVGELSTASDQFARLWAGADVRRRTNGCKRLLLDDREIELAWVTLEVAAAPGQRLVAYTPRAGGSPEGR from the coding sequence ATGAGCGAGAACGCGCTGGGGACCTACCTCCGAGCCAGGCGGGAGCGCGTCGAGCCGCAGCAGGTCGGGCTGCGCCCGGTGGGGCTGCGACGCACGCCCGGGTTGCGCCGCGAGGAGGTGGCGACCCTCTCGGGCATCAGCGTCGAGTACCTCGTGCGGCTCGAGCGGGGCCGCGACCGGCATCCCTCACCCGCGGTCGTCGAGTCGTTGTCGCGGGCGCTGCTGCTCGACGACGACGCGCGCGCCCACCTCGCCGCCCTGGCCGATCTGCGCGCCGACCTGGCCGACGAGTCCGACGTGGTCCCCGCGGAGCTGCTGGAGCTGATGGACACCTGGCCGCACCCAGCCATCGTGATGAACCGGTTCCTCGACCTGCTCGCCGTCAACGACGCCGGCCGCGGGCTGCACGACGCGCTCGGTCTGCACCCCGGCGACAACATGGCCCGGGCGTTCTTCCTCGGCGAGCACGCCACGGACGTCTACCTGGACCACGACGAGATCGCCGAGGAAGTGGTGGGAAACCTGCGCGCCCTCGGCGGCACGGACGTACGCCATCCGCGCCTGGTCGCCCTCGTCGGCGAGCTGAGCACGGCGAGCGACCAGTTCGCCCGGCTATGGGCTGGTGCCGACGTGCGCCGGCGGACGAACGGGTGCAAGCGGCTGCTCCTCGACGACCGGGAGATCGAGCTCGCCTGGGTCACCCTCGAGGTGGCGGCAGCACCCGGTCAGCGGCTGGTCGCGTACACACCGCGAGCCGGAGGCAGCCCGGAGGGTCGCTGA
- a CDS encoding molybdopterin-dependent oxidoreductase: protein MVWVLGGLAAGAITAGLAELLAGLLTRLGWVGGEPSPVLAVGAAFIDRTPPWLKDFAISTFGTHDKTALLVGMAVVLVAACAVVGLLLRARPQLALVVLALLGVVGLAAVLTRPGAQPLDAVPTVLGVAAGLALLTGVRRALVREPVAESSGATRRSALTLVGLGVAGGALTALGGRALAAGQRTVQAARERFVVPRVARPVTVPAGAELGVPGSTPFVVPQRDFYRIDTALVVPQVDPATWRLRVHGMVDRTVEIDWETLLSKPMQEAMVTLMCVSNEVGGDLNGNAIWTGWPVRELLREAGVRPGADMVLSTSTDGFTAGTPLEALTDERNALIAIAMNREPLTPEHGFPARLVVPGLYGYVSATKWVTDLKVTRFADDEGYWTPRGWSARGPVKMSSRIDVPGGGDRIAAGTVAVAGVAWAQHTGIRAVQVRVDDGPWQAARLGADATVDAWRQWVFSWRATPGEHTLAVRAQDRTGAWQTEEEAPPAPDGSTGYHRIYVVVQ, encoded by the coding sequence GTGGTCTGGGTGCTGGGCGGGCTCGCGGCGGGGGCGATCACGGCCGGCCTCGCCGAGCTGCTGGCCGGCCTGCTGACCCGGCTGGGCTGGGTCGGGGGCGAGCCGTCGCCGGTGCTGGCCGTGGGTGCGGCGTTCATCGACCGCACGCCGCCGTGGCTGAAGGACTTCGCGATCAGCACCTTCGGCACGCACGACAAGACCGCGCTGCTCGTGGGCATGGCCGTGGTGCTGGTCGCGGCGTGCGCGGTGGTCGGGCTGCTGCTGCGCGCCCGTCCGCAGCTGGCGCTGGTCGTGCTCGCGCTGCTCGGGGTGGTCGGCCTCGCGGCCGTGCTGACGCGCCCGGGCGCGCAGCCGCTGGACGCGGTGCCGACCGTGCTCGGAGTGGCCGCCGGGCTGGCGCTGCTGACGGGCGTACGCCGAGCGCTGGTGCGCGAACCCGTCGCCGAGTCATCAGGCGCCACAAGGCGTTCCGCGCTCACCCTGGTCGGTCTGGGCGTGGCCGGTGGGGCGCTCACCGCGCTCGGCGGTCGCGCCCTCGCGGCGGGTCAGCGCACGGTGCAGGCCGCGCGCGAGCGGTTCGTCGTGCCGCGCGTCGCGCGTCCGGTGACGGTGCCTGCGGGCGCCGAGCTGGGCGTCCCCGGCAGCACGCCGTTCGTCGTGCCGCAGCGCGACTTCTATCGCATCGACACCGCGCTGGTGGTGCCGCAGGTCGACCCCGCGACGTGGCGGCTGCGCGTGCACGGGATGGTCGACCGCACCGTCGAGATCGACTGGGAGACACTGCTGTCCAAGCCCATGCAGGAGGCGATGGTCACGCTGATGTGCGTGTCCAACGAGGTGGGCGGCGACCTCAACGGCAACGCGATCTGGACCGGCTGGCCGGTGCGCGAGCTGCTGCGCGAGGCGGGGGTGCGGCCGGGCGCCGACATGGTGCTGTCGACCAGCACCGACGGCTTCACCGCGGGCACGCCGCTGGAGGCGCTCACCGACGAGCGCAACGCGCTGATCGCGATCGCCATGAACCGCGAGCCGCTGACTCCCGAGCACGGCTTCCCGGCGCGGCTCGTCGTGCCGGGGCTGTACGGCTACGTCAGCGCGACCAAGTGGGTTACCGACCTCAAGGTCACCCGGTTCGCCGACGACGAGGGCTACTGGACGCCGCGTGGCTGGTCGGCGCGCGGCCCGGTCAAGATGTCATCGCGCATCGACGTGCCCGGCGGGGGAGACCGCATCGCGGCCGGCACGGTCGCCGTCGCCGGGGTGGCCTGGGCGCAGCACACGGGGATCCGTGCGGTGCAGGTGCGCGTCGACGACGGACCGTGGCAGGCCGCCCGGCTGGGGGCCGACGCCACGGTCGACGCCTGGCGGCAGTGGGTGTTCTCCTGGCGTGCGACGCCGGGGGAGCACACCCTCGCCGTGCGCGCCCAGGACCGCACCGGCGCCTGGCAGACCGAGGAAGAAGCGCCCCCGGCTCCCGACGGCTCCACCGGCTACCACCGGATCTACGTCGTCGTGCAGTGA
- the bcp gene encoding thioredoxin-dependent thiol peroxidase: MARLETGDTAPEFTLPDQDGNDVSLADFRGSGLVIFFYPAAMTPGCTKEACDFRDSLEPLKQAGYAVVGISPDSPEKLSEFVQQESLTYPLLSDPDKKVLEAYGAYGEKKLYGKTVVGVIRSTIVLDGEGKVELARYNIKATGHVASLSKALKIAA; encoded by the coding sequence ATGGCACGACTCGAGACCGGCGACACCGCACCGGAGTTCACGCTCCCCGACCAGGACGGCAACGACGTCTCGCTCGCCGACTTCCGCGGCAGCGGCCTCGTGATCTTCTTCTACCCCGCCGCCATGACGCCCGGCTGCACCAAGGAGGCCTGCGACTTCCGCGACTCGCTCGAGCCGCTCAAGCAGGCCGGGTACGCCGTGGTCGGCATCTCCCCCGACTCGCCGGAGAAGCTGAGCGAGTTCGTGCAGCAGGAGTCGCTGACCTATCCGCTGCTGTCCGACCCGGATAAGAAGGTGCTCGAGGCGTACGGCGCCTACGGCGAGAAGAAGCTCTACGGGAAGACGGTGGTCGGCGTCATCCGGTCGACGATCGTGCTCGACGGCGAGGGCAAGGTCGAGCTCGCCCGCTACAACATCAAGGCCACCGGCCACGTCGCCTCGCTGAGCAAGGCGCTGAAGATCGCCGCCTGA
- the murI gene encoding glutamate racemase: protein MSDAPIGIFDSGFGGLTVARAVLDQLPHESVAYLGDTARAPYGPRPIAQTRAFALECLDRLVDHGVKALVIACNTASAAVLHDARERYDVPVVEVIRPAVRRAARATRNARVGVISTRGTHQSRAYLDAFAAAPQIDVTSQPCPQFVDFVEAGVTGGPELIGVAHGYLDPLRERGVDTLVLGCTHYPLLTGVISYVMGEDVTLVSSADETAKDVFRVLADADELAEPGPPPGHSFTTTGDPETFRALAKRFLGLGPEFDHVFRNNFHHTSVQAGAS from the coding sequence GTGTCTGACGCGCCGATCGGGATCTTCGACAGCGGGTTCGGCGGTCTCACCGTGGCGCGCGCGGTGCTCGACCAGCTGCCCCACGAGTCGGTGGCCTATCTCGGCGACACCGCCCGCGCGCCGTATGGCCCGCGCCCCATCGCGCAGACCCGCGCCTTCGCGCTGGAGTGCCTCGACCGGCTCGTCGACCACGGCGTCAAGGCGCTGGTGATCGCGTGCAACACCGCCAGCGCGGCGGTGCTGCACGACGCCCGCGAGCGCTACGACGTGCCGGTCGTCGAGGTGATCCGCCCGGCGGTGCGCCGGGCCGCGCGGGCCACCCGCAACGCGCGCGTCGGCGTCATCTCGACGCGGGGCACGCACCAGTCGCGGGCCTACCTCGACGCGTTCGCGGCGGCGCCGCAGATCGACGTCACCTCCCAGCCGTGCCCGCAGTTCGTCGACTTCGTCGAGGCCGGCGTGACCGGCGGCCCCGAGCTGATCGGCGTCGCCCACGGCTATCTCGACCCGCTGCGCGAGCGCGGCGTCGACACCCTCGTGCTCGGGTGCACGCACTACCCGCTGCTCACCGGCGTCATCTCCTACGTCATGGGCGAGGACGTCACGCTCGTCAGCTCCGCCGACGAGACCGCGAAGGACGTCTTCCGGGTGCTCGCCGACGCCGACGAGCTCGCCGAGCCCGGCCCGCCGCCCGGGCACTCGTTCACCACCACCGGTGACCCCGAGACCTTCCGCGCCCTGGCCAAGCGGTTCCTCGGCCTGGGGCCGGAGTTCGACCACGTCTTCCGCAACAACTTCCACCACACCTCGGTGCAGGCAGGAGCTTCATGA
- the rph gene encoding ribonuclease PH, producing MTDTPALRHDGRAPDQLREVRFTRNWLDHAEGSVLVEFGRTRVLVAASFTEGVPRWLKGQGKGWVTSEYEMLPRSTNTRSDREARKGKVGGRTHEISRLIGRSLRAVIDTTALGENTIVVDCDVLQADGGTRTASITGAYVALADAIEDARGRGLIRKDAQPLTGSVAAVSVGMIDGRPVLDLDYPEDSTAGTDMNVVMTGEGQFVEVQGTAEGEAFDRAELDGLLDIATAGIAELTKLQQAALAGEARERVL from the coding sequence ATGACCGACACCCCTGCTCTTCGACACGACGGCCGCGCCCCCGACCAGCTGCGCGAGGTCCGGTTCACCCGCAACTGGCTCGACCACGCCGAGGGGAGCGTGCTGGTGGAGTTCGGCCGCACCCGCGTGCTCGTCGCCGCGTCGTTCACCGAGGGCGTGCCGCGCTGGCTGAAGGGGCAGGGCAAGGGCTGGGTGACCTCGGAGTACGAGATGCTCCCGCGCTCGACCAACACCCGGTCCGACCGCGAGGCCCGCAAGGGCAAGGTCGGCGGGCGCACCCACGAGATCTCGCGCCTGATCGGCCGCAGCCTGCGCGCGGTCATCGACACCACCGCGCTCGGCGAGAACACCATCGTCGTCGACTGCGACGTGCTGCAGGCCGACGGCGGCACCCGCACCGCGTCCATCACGGGTGCGTACGTCGCGCTCGCCGACGCGATCGAGGACGCCCGGGGCCGTGGCCTCATCCGCAAGGACGCGCAGCCGCTCACCGGGTCGGTGGCGGCGGTCAGCGTCGGCATGATCGACGGCCGGCCGGTGCTCGACCTGGACTACCCCGAGGACTCCACGGCCGGCACCGACATGAACGTCGTGATGACCGGCGAGGGGCAGTTCGTCGAGGTGCAGGGCACCGCCGAGGGGGAGGCGTTCGACCGCGCCGAGCTGGACGGACTCCTCGACATCGCCACCGCCGGCATCGCGGAGCTGACGAAGCTGCAGCAGGCCGCGCTCGCCGGCGAGGCTCGCGAGCGGGTGCTGTGA
- a CDS encoding DUF3618 domain-containing protein, producing MAEQRARTAKEIEADLAASRNRLAGTIDELAFRAQPKEIAKRQTESLKLAVNDATHDPDGELNNEKVATVLGGVSGFLLLLGLIRRARG from the coding sequence ATGGCCGAGCAGCGTGCCCGGACTGCCAAGGAGATCGAGGCTGATCTCGCCGCTTCGCGGAACCGTCTCGCGGGGACCATCGACGAGCTGGCGTTCCGCGCCCAGCCCAAGGAGATCGCCAAGCGGCAGACCGAGAGCCTCAAGCTCGCGGTCAACGACGCGACGCACGACCCCGACGGTGAGCTCAACAACGAGAAGGTCGCGACCGTCCTCGGTGGCGTGTCCGGCTTCCTGCTCCTCCTGGGGTTGATCCGCCGCGCCCGTGGCTGA
- a CDS encoding amino acid permease codes for MAHAMHDTETAPEEQTLQRGLSNRHIQLMAIGGAIGTGLFMGSGKGISLAGPAIAGVYAVIGLMLFFMMRAMGEMLLSDGRYRTFSDMVEDILGPWAGFSIGWTYWLCWIITGIAEVVAVTTYVAYWWPDLPPWIPAVAMVALIVGLNMMAVRLFGEMEFWFALIKIVAIVALVGVGLWLVITGFTGSDGTTASVSNLWEHGGIVPNGMHGVLTGFQIAIFSFVGLELVGTTAAEAKDPQRTLPRAINAIPIRILLFYVAALVVLMMVTPWTNARADQSPFVQTFALAGLAAAAGVINFVVITSAASSCNSGTYSTSRMLLGLASRRSAPKALDHLSSRHTPDRALLVSAVCLLLAVPLLYATGGVAEAFTLATTVSSVLFLFVWTLILVSYLVYRRNLPERHERSHYRMPGGVVTTWMVLVFFAFVVWTLTLADDTRQGLLASLIWFAVLGAGLLLRRRARAHAA; via the coding sequence ATGGCGCACGCCATGCACGACACCGAGACCGCGCCGGAGGAGCAGACGCTCCAGCGCGGCCTGTCGAACCGGCACATCCAGCTCATGGCGATCGGCGGGGCCATCGGCACCGGCCTGTTCATGGGGTCCGGCAAGGGCATCTCGCTCGCCGGTCCGGCCATCGCGGGGGTCTACGCCGTCATCGGCCTGATGCTGTTCTTCATGATGCGCGCGATGGGCGAGATGCTGCTGTCCGACGGGCGCTACCGCACCTTCTCCGACATGGTCGAGGACATCCTCGGCCCGTGGGCCGGCTTCAGCATCGGCTGGACCTACTGGCTGTGCTGGATCATCACCGGCATCGCCGAGGTCGTGGCCGTGACGACGTACGTCGCCTACTGGTGGCCCGACCTGCCGCCGTGGATCCCCGCCGTCGCGATGGTCGCGCTCATCGTCGGGCTGAACATGATGGCCGTCCGGCTGTTCGGCGAGATGGAGTTCTGGTTCGCGCTGATCAAGATCGTCGCGATCGTCGCCCTGGTCGGCGTCGGCCTGTGGCTCGTCATCACCGGCTTCACCGGCTCGGACGGCACGACTGCCTCGGTGTCGAACCTGTGGGAGCACGGCGGCATCGTCCCCAACGGCATGCACGGGGTGCTCACCGGCTTCCAGATCGCGATCTTCTCCTTCGTCGGGCTCGAGCTGGTGGGCACGACCGCTGCCGAGGCGAAGGACCCGCAGCGCACGCTCCCCCGCGCGATCAACGCGATCCCGATCCGCATCCTGCTGTTCTACGTCGCGGCCCTCGTCGTGCTGATGATGGTCACGCCGTGGACCAACGCCCGGGCCGACCAGAGCCCGTTCGTGCAGACCTTCGCGCTCGCCGGTCTGGCCGCGGCCGCCGGCGTCATCAACTTCGTCGTGATCACCTCGGCGGCCTCCAGCTGCAACTCCGGCACCTACTCCACGAGCCGGATGCTGCTCGGCCTCGCCTCGCGGCGCAGCGCGCCCAAGGCCCTGGACCACCTCAGCTCGCGGCACACGCCCGACCGCGCGCTGCTGGTGTCGGCCGTCTGCCTGCTGCTGGCCGTGCCGCTGCTGTACGCCACCGGCGGCGTCGCGGAGGCGTTCACCCTGGCCACGACGGTCAGCTCGGTCCTCTTCCTGTTCGTCTGGACGCTCATCCTGGTGTCCTACCTCGTCTATCGCCGCAACCTCCCCGAGCGGCACGAGCGGTCGCACTACCGGATGCCCGGCGGCGTGGTCACCACCTGGATGGTGCTGGTCTTCTTCGCCTTCGTCGTGTGGACGCTGACCCTGGCCGACGACACCCGCCAGGGCCTGCTCGCCTCGCTGATCTGGTTCGCGGTGCTCGGCGCCGGTCTGCTGCTGCGCCGCCGCGCCCGGGCGCACGCGGCCTGA
- a CDS encoding SDR family oxidoreductase, with protein sequence MTTTSRAPDEASNATAPLQGRTAVVTGAGTGIGAATATALAERGAHVAVLGRRLERLAATAQSFDGLVVPADVTDPDSIAEAAGRVRTVWGRVDLVVVNSGFMAAAPVTEADPREWRQMLDVNVAGALETTRVVVPDLLAAAADGHATDLVLVSSIGAHLAMPDLSAYFASKAAVTQFGRCLRAELGPQGVRVRVVEPGNTASDLGQDMGNGAARSRLVSYVEQAPPIPAASVGEAIAWSCALPAGVNLAALEVLPTVQG encoded by the coding sequence ATGACGACGACATCGAGAGCACCAGACGAAGCATCGAACGCCACCGCGCCCCTGCAGGGCCGGACGGCCGTGGTCACCGGGGCGGGCACCGGAATCGGTGCAGCCACCGCGACGGCGCTCGCCGAGCGCGGCGCCCACGTGGCCGTGCTGGGCCGGCGCCTCGAGCGGCTGGCGGCGACGGCTCAGTCCTTCGACGGGCTGGTGGTGCCGGCCGACGTCACGGATCCCGACTCGATCGCCGAGGCGGCCGGTCGCGTGCGAACAGTCTGGGGGCGGGTCGACCTGGTGGTCGTGAACTCCGGCTTCATGGCCGCCGCGCCCGTCACGGAAGCCGATCCGCGAGAGTGGCGGCAGATGCTGGACGTCAACGTCGCCGGGGCGCTGGAGACGACGCGCGTCGTCGTCCCGGACCTGTTGGCGGCGGCAGCCGACGGGCACGCCACCGACCTCGTGCTCGTCAGCTCGATCGGCGCTCACCTGGCGATGCCTGATCTGAGCGCCTACTTCGCGTCGAAGGCGGCAGTGACGCAGTTCGGTCGGTGCCTGCGCGCGGAGCTGGGGCCGCAGGGGGTCCGGGTGCGGGTGGTCGAGCCGGGCAACACCGCCTCGGACCTGGGCCAGGACATGGGGAACGGCGCCGCGCGAAGCCGGCTGGTGTCGTACGTCGAGCAGGCCCCGCCCATCCCGGCGGCGTCGGTCGGCGAGGCGATCGCGTGGTCCTGCGCGCTCCCGGCTGGCGTCAACCTCGCGGCCCTGGAGGTCCTGCCGACCGTGCAGGGCTGA
- a CDS encoding GroES family chaperonin: MLHDRVLVSQEGEGGERRSGGGIVIPATASVGRRLAWAKVVAIGAHVRQVRLGDRVLFDPEDRAEVELQSRDYVLLRERDIHAVGEERRADSGNTGLYL; the protein is encoded by the coding sequence ATGCTGCACGACCGGGTGCTCGTCTCCCAGGAAGGTGAGGGAGGCGAGCGCCGCTCCGGTGGCGGCATCGTCATCCCCGCGACGGCCAGCGTCGGCCGGCGCCTCGCCTGGGCCAAGGTGGTCGCCATCGGCGCGCACGTACGCCAGGTGCGGCTCGGCGATCGCGTCCTGTTCGATCCCGAGGACCGTGCCGAGGTCGAGCTGCAGTCGCGCGACTACGTGCTGCTGCGCGAGCGCGACATCCACGCCGTCGGCGAAGAGCGCCGCGCCGACTCGGGCAACACGGGCCTGTACCTGTAA